In the genome of Chloroflexota bacterium, the window CTGGCCAGTCTCTTTGAAACGTGGAAAGCACGTGGGCTCAATCCCCTTACGCAGTGCTTCAGTATGCTTGCTCAAGGCCCTTAACCTCGAAGCTGAAATTTCTTACCTCAAATCTGAACAGTTACATGCACACGTGGGTTTGACAAAAAGCCCTGAAAGCCTTATAATAATTCCGCCTTTTTACTAGGAATTACAAGGGCGCACATGAAGTTTTCGGCAAAAGAGCAGTACGGACTGCGTGCTATGGTGGAGTTTGCGCGACGCTATGGCGAAGGCCCTATTCCACTGCATACTGTAGCCCAGGCGCAAGCGATCTCGCTTGCCTATCTTGAGCACGTCGTGGTACCATTACGCGAAGCGGGGTTGCTACAGAGCGCACGAGGGGCTTATGGTGGATATCAGTTGGCCCGTGCTCCTCAAACGATCACCATAGGCGAGGTGATTCGCGCCCTCGAAGGGGCTGTTGTATCTTTGGATTGTGTAAGCGATGCTTCGGATGCACCATGTGTGCGCGGGCAGGGCACTTGTGCTGCGCG includes:
- a CDS encoding Rrf2 family transcriptional regulator: MKFSAKEQYGLRAMVEFARRYGEGPIPLHTVAQAQAISLAYLEHVVVPLREAGLLQSARGAYGGYQLARAPQTITIGEVIRALEGAVVSLDCVSDASDAPCVRGQGTCAARKVWEKVHQKLAEALDATTLSDLC